A single Osmerus mordax isolate fOsmMor3 chromosome 7, fOsmMor3.pri, whole genome shotgun sequence DNA region contains:
- the LOC136946508 gene encoding LOW QUALITY PROTEIN: ERBB receptor feedback inhibitor 1-like (The sequence of the model RefSeq protein was modified relative to this genomic sequence to represent the inferred CDS: deleted 1 base in 1 codon), giving the protein MSGAQPYHWGPQHDGNSMCFDLGIDSMEHNRRELQQQQQVSEGVESRLPPHLPMYQNLHHLASNIPCLPKGDQVVPSFQRLTVYEHGQPYIPCRDPKPLPPLPDPEDLSSDEATDGEVEFFTDERRHLLPKSCLKSFALRHGGPGRRSFRGCGQTNYAYHEDQVVDGSSGANYATSSWANNRAKSVVTIETSGGTSSSPKVGTSNGGSFGIQGQWSQIQKGEQGMAAARVVPLGKQPDRTQRAKLRRSHSERRLVSHHHHHAHGNCRDNTQDKPEVPPRVPIPQLPLKSTTTDSSTDYHDKDKPPKVPPRVPLQPSVPPRTPSPKSLPIYVNGVMPPTQSFAPNPKYVSKAPQRLPLQSEEASSADMQSPCIVPIMEGGTKSSATHYFLLPRRPAYMDRLERFLKEADSESAGGACCSEWGSRMSISTLYR; this is encoded by the exons ATGTCTGGGGCCCAGCCTTACCACTGGGGACCGCAACATGATGGTAACAG CATGTGCTTTGACTTGGGTATTGACAGCATGGAACACAACCGGAGAGAACTTCAGCAGCAACAACAGGTTTCAGAGGGAGTTGAGA GCAGGCTCCCTCCCCACTTACCAATGTATCAGAACCTTCATCACTTGGCCTCCAACATACCATGTCTCCCTAAGGGGGACCAGGTGGTCCCGTCCTTCCAGAGATTAACGGTGTATGAGCATGGTCAGCCATACATCCCCTGTAGAGACCCcaaacccctccctcctcttccagacCCAGAGGACCTCTCATCGGATGAGGCAACGGATGGAGAAGTGGAGTTTTTCACAGATGAAAGACGCCACCTACTGCCTAAAAGCTGCCTTAAGTCTTTTGCCCTGCGCCATGGTGGCCCAGGACGCCGTAGCTTCAGAGGCTGTGGCCAGACCAACTATGCCTACCATGAAGACCAGGTTGTAGATGGCAGCAGTGGAGCTAATTATGCCACCAGCAGTTGGGCTAACAATAGAGCTAAATCTGTGGTTACCATAGAGACAAGTGGAGGGACAAGCAGTAGTCCTAAGGTTGGAACAAGCAATGGGGGTAGCTTTGGAATCCAAGGACAGTGGTCCCAGATACagaagggagagcaggggatggCAGCAGCCAGGGTCGTCCCCCTTGGGAAGCAGCCAGACCGCACCCAACGTGCCAAACTGCGTCGTTCTCACTCAGAAAGACGCCTCGTaagccaccaccatcaccatgcTCACGGCAATTGCAGAGACAACACCCAAGACAAACCTGAGGTACCTCCACGTGTTCCTATCCCCCAACTGCCCTTAAAGAGCACCACCACTGACTCTTCTACCGACTACCATGACAAGGACAAGCCTCCCAAAGTACCACCTAGGGTACCTTTGCAGCCCAGTGTCCCACCCCGTACTCCCAGCCCCAAGAGCCTCCCTATCTATGTCAACGGGGTAATGCCCCCCACTCAAAGCTTTGCTCCCAATCCCAAATACGTCAGCAAGGCCCCTCAGAGATTGCCTCTGCAGAGCGAGGAGGCATCTTCCGCAGATATGCAATCCCCCTGTATTGTGCCCATCATGGAGGGTGGAACAAAATCCAGCGCCACACACTACTTTCTTCTTCCTCGCCGTCCGGCCTACATGGACAGGCTCGAAAGGTTCCTCAAGGAGGCAGACAGTGAGTCTGCCGGTGGTGCATGTTGCTCTGAGTGGGGT TCCAGAATGAGCATAAGCACCCTCTACCGTTGA